Proteins from one Halopseudomonas pelagia genomic window:
- a CDS encoding TRAP transporter large permease subunit gives MPEFMAIGLFICLCLTLMAGYPVAFTLGGLSLLFAGAGVLLGVFDPSFFGALPSRLFGTMNNATLLAVPLFVFMGVMLEKSRVAEDLLESMSRLFGGLRGGLAFSVCLVGALLAASTGIVGATVVTLGLLALPTMLKRGYDPALATGTLAATGTLGQIIPPSIVLVLLGDVLSNAYQQAQLRMGIFSPKTVTVGDLFMGSLLPGLLLVLLYLAYLALVAWRQPAKLPAMSKEERGELHVGKLFAALLPPLLLILTVLGSILWGIATPTEAAAVGAVGATLLAIAKRQLTFRRLREVTTATTDISAMVFMILIGASIFSLVFRGFGGEDMIHGLFNQLPGGVFTATLLVMLVIFLLGFILDFIEITFVVVPIVGPVLLMMGLDPIWLGVMIALNLQTSFLTPPFGFALFYLRGVTPPSVPTSAIYRGVLPFIAIQLLMLIIVAIWPGLVTWLPGLL, from the coding sequence CTGCCGGAATTCATGGCCATCGGGCTGTTTATCTGCCTGTGTCTGACGTTGATGGCCGGCTACCCGGTGGCCTTTACTCTCGGCGGCTTGTCGCTGCTCTTTGCAGGCGCCGGCGTGCTGCTGGGCGTATTCGACCCGAGCTTCTTCGGCGCCCTGCCCAGCCGTCTGTTCGGCACCATGAACAACGCGACCTTGCTGGCGGTCCCGCTGTTCGTATTCATGGGGGTGATGCTGGAAAAGTCCCGTGTCGCCGAAGACCTGCTCGAATCCATGTCGCGGCTGTTCGGCGGCCTGCGGGGCGGCCTGGCGTTTTCCGTGTGCCTGGTCGGTGCCTTGCTGGCGGCCAGCACCGGCATAGTCGGCGCCACCGTGGTGACGCTGGGTCTGCTGGCGCTGCCGACCATGCTCAAGCGCGGCTATGATCCGGCGCTGGCCACCGGCACACTCGCGGCGACCGGCACGCTGGGGCAGATCATTCCGCCCTCCATCGTGCTGGTGCTGCTCGGTGATGTGCTGTCCAACGCCTATCAGCAGGCGCAGTTGCGCATGGGCATCTTCTCACCCAAGACGGTCACGGTCGGCGATCTGTTTATGGGCTCCCTGCTGCCCGGGCTGTTACTGGTGCTGCTGTACCTGGCCTACCTGGCATTGGTCGCCTGGCGGCAGCCGGCCAAACTGCCGGCGATGAGCAAGGAAGAGCGCGGTGAATTGCACGTGGGCAAGTTGTTTGCCGCACTGCTTCCCCCGCTTTTGTTGATACTCACCGTGCTGGGCTCGATTCTCTGGGGTATCGCCACGCCCACCGAGGCCGCTGCCGTCGGCGCCGTGGGCGCCACCTTGTTAGCCATCGCCAAGCGGCAACTGACCTTCCGCCGGCTGCGTGAAGTGACCACCGCGACCACCGACATCAGCGCCATGGTGTTCATGATCCTGATCGGCGCCTCGATTTTCTCGCTGGTGTTCCGCGGCTTTGGTGGTGAGGACATGATCCACGGGCTGTTCAATCAACTGCCCGGTGGCGTCTTTACCGCGACGTTGCTGGTGATGCTGGTGATCTTTCTGCTCGGCTTTATTCTCGACTTTATCGAGATCACCTTTGTCGTGGTGCCCATTGTCGGTCCGGTGCTGTTGATGATGGGCCTGGACCCCATCTGGCTCGGCGTGATGATCGCGCTGAACCTGCAAACCTCTTTCCTGACGCCACCCTTCGGCTTTGCGCTGTTCTATCTGCGCGGCGTCACACCGCCCAGCGTGCCTACCTCTGCGATCTACCGCGGGGTGTTGCCCTTTATTGCGATTCAGTTATTGATGCTGATCATAGTCGCAATCTGGCCGGGGCTGGTTACCTGGTTGCCCGGGCTGCTCTAA